One window from the genome of Candidatus Binataceae bacterium encodes:
- a CDS encoding Gfo/Idh/MocA family oxidoreductase, translating into MAALRLGIVGVGIGALQTVPHLKRVAAQVELTAIADVRRDNLEYFAAQYGKPLSMYDDAAQLFASPQVDGVWIASPNRFHAEHVIAAANAGKHVICEKPMAITLEQCAAMVEAVERNGVKYVQGHSKVYDAPIQAIGAVLASGELGRLIHIQTWNWNDWLIRSIVADEVDTSQGTGVVFRQGPHQLDTLRYLAGAKARSVKAITGRWDPHYPKGEGNYTAFLDFDNGVAATAVFDGYGYFDITELTWGIGESGKRHRNYDSILPRERPPGPVSEADKYAKVRAGNPYGYGRGAGPIPDAPQQQPFFGLTLATCERGVIRQSPEGLYVYGSEGRREIKCPPSRGRAAELLELYGAVKEKRPPLLDARWGMATTEICLAILQSSRERREIGLSHQSEPPSQHALAR; encoded by the coding sequence ATGGCTGCACTGCGACTGGGGATTGTCGGAGTGGGCATCGGCGCACTGCAAACCGTGCCCCATCTAAAACGGGTGGCGGCGCAGGTCGAGCTGACCGCCATCGCCGACGTCCGGCGCGACAACCTGGAGTACTTCGCGGCCCAGTACGGCAAGCCGCTTTCAATGTACGACGATGCCGCCCAACTGTTCGCCAGCCCACAGGTCGATGGGGTCTGGATCGCTTCCCCCAATCGCTTCCACGCCGAGCACGTAATCGCGGCCGCCAACGCGGGCAAACATGTCATCTGTGAAAAGCCCATGGCAATCACCTTGGAGCAATGCGCCGCGATGGTAGAGGCGGTCGAGCGCAACGGGGTTAAATATGTCCAAGGTCATTCCAAGGTCTATGACGCCCCCATCCAGGCCATCGGCGCGGTGCTCGCTAGCGGCGAGTTAGGACGGCTGATTCACATCCAAACTTGGAACTGGAACGACTGGCTTATCCGCTCCATTGTCGCCGACGAAGTCGACACCAGCCAGGGCACCGGGGTAGTCTTCCGGCAAGGGCCTCATCAGCTCGATACGCTGCGCTATTTGGCGGGGGCCAAAGCACGCAGCGTCAAAGCGATCACTGGCCGCTGGGATCCGCATTATCCCAAAGGCGAGGGCAATTACACCGCCTTTTTGGATTTCGACAACGGAGTCGCGGCAACCGCCGTCTTCGACGGCTATGGTTATTTCGACATAACTGAATTGACCTGGGGAATTGGCGAGTCGGGCAAACGCCATCGCAATTACGACTCGATCCTGCCTCGCGAGCGCCCTCCCGGGCCGGTCAGCGAGGCCGACAAGTACGCCAAGGTGCGCGCCGGCAATCCCTATGGTTACGGACGCGGCGCGGGCCCTATTCCCGACGCGCCTCAGCAACAGCCCTTCTTCGGGCTCACGCTGGCAACCTGCGAGCGGGGCGTGATCCGGCAATCGCCCGAAGGACTGTATGTGTACGGCAGCGAAGGTCGGCGCGAGATAAAGTGCCCGCCCAGCCGGGGACGTGCCGCTGAATTGCTGGAGCTTTATGGCGCGGTCAAGGAAAAGCGCCCGCCCCTGTTGGATGCGCGCTGGGGCATGGCTACCACGGAGATCTGTCTTGCGATCCTGCAGTCCAGTCGTGAGCGTAGGGAGATCGGTTTGTCGCATCAGAGCGAACCGCCGTCGCAGCACGCGCTTGCGCGCTGA
- a CDS encoding Rieske 2Fe-2S domain-containing protein: MLSPEENERLTRVGPGTPCGALLRRYWQPLCPAAELTIEQPKKRIRIMGEDLVVFRTDSGRFGCVEEHCPHRGVSLYHGFIEGEELRCCYHGWKYDLAGRCTEQPFEPQREGLKDRIRLRAYPVVKLAGLLFTYMGPDPTRAPLLPRWDVLVRTDGRRLIHLMPVHRCNWLQCQENTVDTVHTFYLHGQMSVVKNLPIQGDAGYYRRPIEKYDWEICRWGVEKLLVYKGDPEKGIASEVEIRPPLIFPNILRIPQGPVEALHWRVPIDDYSTRIVWIGFVASPPDGVRMSEDEDPPFQYLSEMMTPEGEHDLRSFYSQDRMAWESQGTIYDRSHEHLGASDRGIVMYRRMLAEQIARVERGEEPTVAVVRDAAENQMISFPSATRPWGSEVLSFFGTQEATAAAFRGGSAK, from the coding sequence ATGCTCTCACCCGAAGAAAACGAACGACTGACCAGAGTTGGACCCGGCACGCCGTGTGGCGCATTACTGCGCCGCTACTGGCAGCCGTTGTGTCCGGCCGCCGAGTTGACCATCGAGCAGCCCAAAAAACGCATCCGCATCATGGGCGAGGACTTGGTGGTGTTTCGCACCGACAGCGGACGCTTCGGCTGCGTCGAAGAGCATTGCCCCCATCGCGGGGTCTCGCTATATCACGGCTTTATCGAGGGCGAGGAGCTGCGCTGCTGCTATCACGGCTGGAAATACGATCTAGCCGGGCGCTGCACTGAACAGCCCTTCGAGCCGCAGCGTGAGGGGCTGAAGGACCGCATCCGGCTGCGAGCTTACCCCGTGGTCAAGCTGGCCGGCCTGCTGTTCACCTATATGGGGCCGGACCCGACGCGCGCCCCGCTGTTACCGCGCTGGGATGTACTGGTGCGCACCGACGGCCGGCGGCTGATCCATCTGATGCCGGTTCATCGCTGCAACTGGCTACAATGCCAGGAAAATACTGTCGACACGGTTCACACCTTCTACCTGCACGGTCAAATGTCGGTGGTCAAGAATCTGCCGATTCAGGGCGACGCGGGCTATTATCGGCGACCAATTGAAAAATACGACTGGGAAATCTGCCGTTGGGGCGTGGAAAAGCTGCTGGTCTATAAGGGCGACCCCGAGAAGGGCATTGCCAGCGAAGTCGAAATCCGCCCGCCGCTGATTTTCCCCAACATCTTGCGCATTCCGCAAGGTCCGGTCGAAGCCCTCCATTGGCGAGTACCAATCGACGACTACAGCACGCGGATCGTATGGATCGGCTTCGTTGCCTCCCCTCCCGACGGAGTCAGGATGAGCGAAGATGAAGATCCGCCTTTCCAGTATCTGAGCGAAATGATGACGCCCGAAGGGGAACATGATTTACGCTCGTTTTACAGCCAGGATCGAATGGCGTGGGAGAGCCAGGGCACGATTTACGATCGCTCGCACGAGCATCTGGGCGCCTCGGACCGTGGGATTGTGATGTATCGCCGGATGCTGGCCGAGCAAATCGCCCGGGTCGAGCGTGGCGAAGAACCCACCGTCGCGGTGGTGCGCGATGCGGCGGAAAACCAGATGATCAGTTTTCCCAGCGCCACCCGCCCGTGGGGCAGCGAAGTGCTGAGCTTCTTTGGCACCCAGGAGGCGACCGCCGCGGCCTTCAGGGGCGGCTCCGCCAAGTAA
- a CDS encoding alpha/beta hydrolase: protein MADRVLRSRFVNANGVKTHYTEVGDDGPTLVAIHGGGHGSSGKAGMGELIAALAPLRCVAPDSVGGYGMTDPYAPTPHGLLDRVAHLRDFVDTLCLDRFALLGNSQGAWVAAQYALHHPERVSHLILIGSLTIGQSMGLKQEPTAAMKALQSYDGTRAAMKKLLEGLVNDSSKITDEVVDQRQAAATRPGAMAAMAAFTKATEALRRDPVLSLQMDMRATLPVLTAHIPTIFIWGQDDHFALPQTGRALEPMLPQVKFHWIAGAGHQVQNDKPEVVAAIALEFLRGSTRQGAA, encoded by the coding sequence ATGGCTGATCGCGTGCTGCGCTCGCGTTTTGTCAATGCCAACGGGGTCAAGACCCATTACACCGAGGTCGGTGACGACGGGCCCACCCTGGTGGCGATTCATGGCGGCGGCCATGGCTCCTCGGGCAAGGCCGGGATGGGCGAGTTGATCGCGGCCCTGGCGCCACTGCGCTGCGTGGCGCCCGATTCGGTGGGCGGGTATGGCATGACCGATCCTTATGCGCCAACCCCCCACGGGTTGCTCGATCGGGTCGCGCATCTGCGAGATTTTGTCGATACCTTGTGCCTGGATCGCTTCGCCTTGCTGGGCAATTCCCAAGGTGCCTGGGTCGCGGCCCAGTATGCGTTGCACCATCCCGAACGCGTCTCCCATCTGATTCTCATCGGCTCGCTGACCATCGGCCAGTCGATGGGACTCAAGCAGGAGCCCACTGCGGCAATGAAGGCCCTGCAGAGCTACGACGGGACGCGCGCGGCAATGAAGAAACTCCTGGAGGGCTTGGTCAATGACTCCAGCAAAATAACCGACGAGGTGGTAGATCAACGCCAAGCCGCCGCCACACGCCCGGGTGCGATGGCCGCGATGGCGGCTTTTACCAAGGCGACGGAAGCGCTGCGCCGCGACCCGGTTTTGTCTCTGCAAATGGACATGCGGGCCACCCTGCCGGTGCTGACCGCACACATCCCGACCATTTTCATCTGGGGCCAGGACGACCATTTCGCCTTGCCACAGACCGGCCGGGCACTGGAGCCGATGCTGCCCCAGGTCAAGTTCCATTGGATCGCCGGCGCGGGTCATCAGGTTCAGAACGACAAGCCCGAGGTGGTAGCAGCAATTGCCCTGGAATTCCTGCGTGGGAGTACCCGTCAGGGCGCGGCTTGA
- a CDS encoding fumarylacetoacetate hydrolase family protein, which translates to MTADTKAISHAAELIYQARRAATPCAPVRDLLPAGDLAAAYAVQETNTKRWLGEGRLLSGRKIGLTSQAVQRQFDVNQPDYGMLFADMAVPAGSEVARGRLIQPKVEAEVALVMERALPGPRITLADVIGAVGYAVCAIEIVDSAIAGWNIKLVDTIADNASSGLYVLGTRPRRLEGLDLRLCGMLMQVGGQTASLGVGAACLGHPLNAVLWLAQTMAQLSRPLEAGDTVLSGALGPMAAVRWGEAVKVEIAGLDCVEVAFAKE; encoded by the coding sequence ATGACCGCAGACACCAAAGCCATTTCCCATGCCGCCGAGCTGATTTATCAGGCCCGGCGCGCGGCAACCCCCTGCGCACCGGTACGCGATTTACTGCCCGCAGGGGACCTCGCCGCCGCCTACGCCGTACAGGAAACCAATACCAAACGCTGGCTGGGCGAGGGGCGGCTGTTGTCGGGGCGGAAAATCGGGCTTACCTCGCAGGCGGTGCAGCGCCAGTTCGACGTCAACCAGCCCGACTACGGCATGCTGTTCGCCGACATGGCGGTGCCCGCCGGTAGCGAAGTTGCACGCGGCCGGCTGATCCAGCCCAAAGTCGAGGCCGAGGTGGCGCTGGTGATGGAGCGTGCCCTGCCCGGGCCGCGGATCACGCTGGCGGACGTAATCGGCGCGGTTGGTTACGCGGTATGCGCGATCGAGATTGTCGATAGCGCCATCGCCGGCTGGAACATCAAGCTGGTCGATACCATCGCGGACAACGCCTCCTCGGGGCTCTACGTCCTGGGCACCCGGCCGCGGCGGCTGGAAGGGCTGGATTTGCGCCTGTGTGGGATGTTGATGCAGGTCGGCGGTCAGACCGCTTCGCTGGGCGTGGGCGCCGCTTGCTTGGGCCATCCGCTCAATGCGGTGCTCTGGCTGGCGCAGACCATGGCTCAATTGAGCCGCCCGCTGGAGGCTGGTGACACGGTGCTATCGGGGGCCCTGGGTCCAATGGCGGCCGTGCGCTGGGGTGAGGCGGTCAAGGTCGAAATCGCGGGGTTAGATTGCGTCGAGGTTGCCTTCGCCAAGGAATAG
- a CDS encoding DUF6339 family protein: MIHALNVLREAFTNKLRGAIGANVARYQQDRPWIAEFASGPKWELQTDLVPAEPLQLLLPDGDDLKDFENAVSIHRSLPNLSPRVARDPRLWARLTHVELWVYMRKRWPVERYLADRSRAERFILERYFVARNESRALLRNGAARLWWCAKLSHDPVRSDPYELTRILLSKLDITQNLLENSIGRAPAVVHGFLEFLRENPKLLAGGDENRRKIRGLVRFLNLTGGVRVLDCLSKEEVIATLRDEAPRLAA; encoded by the coding sequence ATGATCCACGCGCTGAACGTGCTCCGCGAGGCCTTTACAAACAAGCTGCGCGGGGCGATAGGCGCGAACGTCGCGCGATACCAGCAAGACAGGCCGTGGATCGCGGAGTTTGCCTCAGGGCCCAAATGGGAGCTTCAGACGGATCTCGTTCCTGCGGAGCCGCTCCAACTTCTGCTGCCGGACGGCGACGACCTCAAGGATTTCGAGAACGCCGTAAGCATCCATAGGTCGCTTCCCAATCTAAGTCCTCGCGTGGCTCGAGATCCTCGTTTGTGGGCGCGCCTTACTCATGTGGAGCTGTGGGTCTATATGAGAAAGCGCTGGCCCGTCGAACGATATTTGGCCGACAGGAGCAGAGCCGAGCGATTCATTTTGGAGCGATATTTTGTTGCGAGAAATGAAAGTCGTGCGCTGCTTCGGAACGGAGCGGCTCGTCTGTGGTGGTGTGCAAAACTTTCGCACGACCCGGTCCGCTCCGATCCTTATGAGCTAACGAGAATTCTGCTTTCAAAACTGGACATCACTCAAAATCTTCTTGAGAACAGCATCGGCCGCGCGCCTGCCGTAGTACATGGATTTCTCGAGTTTTTAAGGGAGAACCCGAAGCTGCTGGCCGGCGGCGACGAAAACCGCAGGAAAATTCGGGGTCTCGTGAGGTTTCTAAATCTCACCGGGGGGGTTCGCGTGCTCGACTGCCTATCCAAGGAGGAGGTAATCGCGACGTTACGCGACGAGGCGCCTCGGCTTGCGGCTTGA
- the dcm gene encoding DNA (cytosine-5-)-methyltransferase: MGEEKSGCGTPRVKVGCLFAAIGGFCRAFVEAGGAVAWANEKDRFAAKTFALNFPEVRLIQKPIEELSVAGDGLEPVDVMTAGFPCQPFSVAGEKRGFKDGRGLLFLHLIRLIKEFGADKPRVLLLENVRHFRTHDQGRTFQRVQTEIQKAGYWFSERDARVLNTATHTEIPQNRERIFMVAMSSGHFTANTFAFPDPLPAGSLRAVREFLDLKRKAAARYYFKPGSQYYPLFAEAVRKGRPDAVYQLRRNYVRENMSGLCFTLMANMGDGGHNHPVIKDRWGIRKMTPRECARLQGYDDSWFKLPDERSVSWYQISKQIGNSVTVPLVARIARNIIFELEKANGGEVSSNGQRDRVDFSEERGRKGDGFSRRRRGNIQGKFRSLSGERGYSEQP, translated from the coding sequence GTGGGAGAGGAAAAAAGCGGCTGCGGCACTCCGAGGGTCAAGGTTGGCTGCCTGTTCGCGGCGATTGGAGGATTTTGTCGAGCCTTCGTGGAAGCCGGAGGCGCGGTAGCGTGGGCTAACGAGAAGGATCGCTTCGCGGCGAAGACGTTCGCGCTGAACTTCCCGGAGGTGCGGCTGATTCAAAAGCCGATAGAAGAGCTGTCGGTCGCGGGGGACGGGCTTGAACCCGTTGACGTGATGACAGCGGGTTTCCCTTGCCAGCCTTTTTCGGTTGCGGGCGAAAAACGTGGGTTCAAGGACGGGCGGGGGCTCTTGTTTCTCCACCTAATCAGGTTGATCAAAGAATTCGGCGCCGACAAGCCGCGGGTGCTGCTGCTGGAGAACGTCCGGCATTTTCGGACCCATGACCAGGGCCGAACATTTCAGCGCGTTCAAACCGAGATTCAGAAGGCGGGATACTGGTTTTCGGAGAGGGACGCGCGCGTGCTCAACACCGCTACGCATACGGAGATACCGCAGAACCGCGAAAGGATTTTCATGGTCGCGATGAGCAGCGGCCACTTCACAGCAAATACGTTCGCGTTTCCGGATCCGCTCCCGGCGGGATCGCTGCGGGCAGTCCGGGAGTTCCTCGATCTGAAAAGGAAGGCCGCCGCGCGTTACTATTTTAAGCCGGGGTCGCAGTATTATCCGCTTTTTGCCGAAGCGGTCAGAAAAGGCCGTCCTGATGCGGTCTACCAGCTCAGGCGAAACTATGTTCGGGAGAACATGTCGGGCCTTTGCTTTACGCTGATGGCCAACATGGGCGATGGAGGACATAATCATCCGGTTATCAAGGACCGATGGGGCATACGGAAGATGACGCCCCGAGAGTGCGCGCGGCTGCAGGGCTACGATGACTCTTGGTTTAAGCTTCCCGATGAGCGCTCCGTGTCGTGGTACCAGATCTCTAAGCAGATCGGAAATTCCGTGACCGTGCCCCTTGTCGCAAGAATCGCGCGGAACATAATCTTCGAACTTGAGAAAGCCAACGGCGGGGAGGTTAGCTCGAATGGCCAACGAGATCGAGTGGACTTTTCCGAAGAACGAGGGCGGAAGGGAGACGGGTTTTCACGACGCAGGCGTGGAAACATTCAAGGGAAATTTCGATCGCTATCTGGCGAGAGAGGTTATTCAGAACAGCCTTGA
- a CDS encoding aromatic ring-hydroxylating dioxygenase subunit alpha: MEEKPLIIAANKPDLPDEYLVDNRVYFDRSTYEAERERIFLKSWNFVCHESEIPNPGDFLTTTAAGQAIIICRNGAGDLRAYYNACRHRAAQVVCEERGHTRNFTCLYHLWSYDLNGRLTGVPEAAAYRTSFNPGGLAMERFGLVAVRIEACHRLVFVCFDSEAPALEDFLGGAAASLKMPFGAPESEVFLVRRSVVNANWKMQPENSRDGYHAPLLHRRLLDVSPPKPYRVLDHGHSVQELGLDYASGLARGTVDKVLRDDPEMTLAFMRHPLPGMSLERPALVVVLFPDTLLLVRYSTALIERQIALGPEQTLIELRACRRIDDSPEVRSIRERHWQLYWSSDGGNLPEDIAAWEAQQRGVHALGVQHSLIARGEPAREGLRGDDNRLRQFWQEWRRLMGTSQNAPLEHEGAL, encoded by the coding sequence ATGGAGGAAAAGCCGTTGATTATAGCCGCCAACAAACCCGATTTGCCCGACGAGTACTTGGTCGATAATCGGGTCTATTTCGACCGGTCTACATATGAGGCCGAACGCGAGCGGATCTTCTTAAAGAGCTGGAACTTCGTCTGTCACGAAAGCGAGATTCCCAATCCTGGCGATTTTCTGACCACCACCGCCGCGGGTCAGGCCATTATCATTTGCCGCAACGGCGCAGGAGACCTGCGCGCCTATTACAACGCCTGCCGCCATCGCGCGGCGCAGGTGGTGTGCGAAGAGCGTGGACACACCCGCAATTTCACCTGCCTGTACCATCTGTGGTCCTACGACCTTAACGGCCGGCTGACTGGCGTGCCCGAGGCCGCCGCCTATCGCACCAGCTTCAATCCCGGCGGACTGGCGATGGAGCGCTTCGGCCTGGTGGCGGTGCGCATCGAAGCCTGTCATCGCCTAGTGTTCGTCTGCTTTGATTCCGAGGCCCCCGCGCTAGAAGATTTCTTGGGAGGCGCGGCGGCGTCATTGAAAATGCCCTTCGGCGCGCCCGAGAGCGAAGTGTTTTTGGTGCGGCGCAGCGTGGTCAATGCCAATTGGAAAATGCAGCCGGAAAATTCCCGCGACGGTTACCATGCGCCGCTGCTCCATCGCCGCTTGCTCGATGTAAGTCCGCCCAAACCTTACCGCGTGCTAGACCACGGCCATTCGGTGCAGGAATTGGGCTTGGACTATGCCAGCGGGCTGGCCAGGGGGACGGTGGACAAAGTGCTCCGCGACGATCCCGAAATGACCCTGGCCTTCATGCGCCATCCCTTGCCTGGAATGAGTCTGGAGCGACCGGCGCTGGTGGTCGTGCTTTTTCCCGATACCCTGCTTTTGGTGCGCTACTCCACTGCCTTGATCGAGCGCCAGATAGCGCTGGGCCCCGAGCAGACCCTGATCGAGCTGCGCGCCTGCCGGCGGATTGACGATTCACCTGAAGTTCGCTCCATCCGTGAGCGCCATTGGCAACTCTATTGGTCCTCGGACGGAGGAAATCTCCCCGAGGATATTGCCGCCTGGGAGGCTCAACAGCGCGGCGTTCACGCGCTGGGCGTGCAACACAGCTTGATCGCGCGCGGCGAACCGGCCCGCGAAGGCTTGCGCGGCGATGACAATCGTTTGCGCCAGTTCTGGCAGGAATGGCGTAGGCTAATGGGGACCAGTCAAAATGCGCCGTTGGAGCATGAGGGAGCGCTTTGA
- a CDS encoding NAD(P)-dependent oxidoreductase has product MKVGVIGLGRMGGPLAGHLIKGGHQLWVCDIRAEAGAALAEQGARVLDSPAQIAAQVEVILTSLPGPSEVEATMTAADGILSAVAPGALVVATSTVAAEQSRRHAQLLAAKGAAHLDAPISGGVEGAVAGTLTVMVGGEAEVFERARPLLECFGREIFHVGAAGAGNDMKLIIQMMFGSMLAIFMEGVALSEAMGLRIDRMLEILGTSSAHHPSIGRRYDKIIAGDLSPRSPLSMFAKDLALVRERCLGAGLQAPLVEAIAARYADAMAAGLGAKDVIALKRLYDKF; this is encoded by the coding sequence TTGAAAGTCGGCGTGATCGGGTTGGGGCGGATGGGCGGCCCGCTGGCCGGCCATTTGATCAAAGGCGGCCATCAATTGTGGGTGTGCGATATACGAGCTGAAGCTGGCGCAGCGCTGGCCGAGCAGGGCGCTCGCGTGCTTGATAGCCCGGCCCAGATTGCAGCCCAGGTCGAGGTTATCCTGACCAGCTTGCCCGGCCCCAGCGAGGTCGAAGCCACCATGACGGCAGCCGACGGAATACTTTCCGCGGTCGCGCCGGGAGCGTTGGTAGTGGCCACCAGCACGGTGGCAGCCGAACAGAGCCGCCGCCATGCCCAACTACTGGCAGCCAAGGGAGCCGCTCATCTGGACGCTCCGATCAGTGGCGGCGTGGAAGGGGCTGTGGCCGGTACGCTGACCGTGATGGTCGGCGGTGAGGCGGAAGTCTTTGAACGAGCCCGCCCGCTGCTGGAGTGTTTTGGGCGAGAGATTTTTCACGTCGGAGCGGCCGGCGCCGGCAACGACATGAAACTGATTATTCAGATGATGTTCGGTTCGATGCTGGCGATCTTCATGGAAGGTGTAGCGCTGAGCGAAGCGATGGGTCTGCGGATCGATCGGATGCTGGAGATTCTGGGGACCTCCTCGGCTCACCATCCCTCCATCGGCCGTCGCTACGACAAGATCATTGCTGGCGACCTCAGCCCGCGCTCCCCCTTATCAATGTTCGCCAAGGATCTCGCCCTGGTGCGCGAGCGCTGTCTGGGCGCCGGGCTGCAAGCCCCGCTGGTGGAGGCGATCGCCGCGCGCTACGCCGATGCGATGGCGGCAGGGCTGGGTGCCAAGGACGTAATCGCCTTGAAACGCCTATACGATAAATTCTGA
- a CDS encoding carboxylesterase/lipase family protein has protein sequence MDTIVTTSCGKLEGEEQKGLFLFKGVPFARPPVDGLRWLPPQPPQPWSGIRSARNFASVAPQNSTSVDPDVDLVLNHPGPQSEDCLYLNVWSPGLDRARRPVMVWIHGGGFERGSSSNPLYSGENLARRGDVVVVTIAYRLGTLGFLRLIEATEGRIAATGNEALLDQIAALQWVRDNIEQFGGDPGNVTVFGESAGAMSIGTLMAMPAARGLFHKAILQSGACHTVVSAERAARVGEWLVAKLAATRARDLRQVPAAELLRLTQGGLMAARELGLSGSMFAPVVDGELVARPPIESVAKGEARAVATLVGTTLEEIKFFAGRDQVKVESLDDLTARLSKAFPAPIAKSLVETYRTARAQRGDSVESFELYSAIGTDRWFRIPAIRLAQAQSELQGRAFSYLFTWKSVAAGGRFGACHTIEIPFVFGAVRAPGSDRYLGVGAAVDKLAAQTQDGWLAFARRGDPSCEAIGTWSAYDGARRATMILGPQVELALAPMEPERAAWDAVSDALLGQRS, from the coding sequence ATGGACACGATCGTCACTACTAGTTGTGGCAAGCTCGAGGGCGAGGAGCAGAAAGGACTTTTTTTGTTCAAAGGGGTGCCGTTCGCGCGTCCTCCGGTGGACGGTCTGCGCTGGCTGCCGCCGCAGCCGCCGCAGCCTTGGAGTGGGATCAGATCGGCGCGCAACTTTGCGTCCGTGGCGCCGCAGAATAGCACCAGCGTGGATCCCGACGTAGACCTGGTTTTGAACCATCCCGGTCCACAGAGCGAGGACTGCTTATATCTCAACGTCTGGAGTCCAGGGTTGGATCGCGCACGCCGTCCGGTGATGGTCTGGATCCATGGCGGCGGTTTTGAGCGCGGCTCCAGCTCCAATCCGCTCTACTCTGGTGAGAACCTGGCTCGGCGCGGCGACGTGGTGGTGGTGACGATCGCCTATCGGCTGGGAACGCTTGGGTTCTTGCGCCTGATCGAGGCCACTGAGGGGCGAATTGCGGCCACCGGTAACGAGGCGCTGTTGGACCAAATCGCAGCTTTGCAATGGGTGCGCGACAATATCGAGCAGTTCGGCGGTGATCCTGGCAACGTCACGGTGTTCGGTGAATCGGCGGGCGCGATGAGCATTGGCACCCTGATGGCGATGCCGGCGGCGCGCGGCCTTTTCCACAAGGCGATTTTGCAAAGCGGTGCCTGCCATACCGTAGTCAGCGCAGAGCGCGCGGCGCGCGTGGGCGAGTGGTTGGTGGCGAAATTGGCCGCGACGCGAGCGCGGGATCTACGCCAAGTGCCGGCCGCGGAGTTGCTGCGCCTGACGCAGGGCGGACTGATGGCGGCGCGCGAGTTGGGTCTGAGTGGCTCGATGTTCGCGCCCGTGGTCGACGGCGAGCTGGTGGCGCGCCCGCCAATCGAAAGCGTGGCCAAGGGCGAAGCCCGCGCGGTCGCTACCCTGGTTGGTACCACGCTTGAAGAGATCAAGTTCTTTGCAGGCCGCGATCAAGTCAAAGTCGAAAGTCTAGACGATCTGACCGCCCGCCTGAGCAAGGCCTTTCCCGCCCCAATCGCAAAGTCGCTGGTTGAAACATATCGCACGGCGCGCGCCCAGCGTGGCGATTCGGTGGAATCCTTCGAGCTTTACTCAGCGATTGGTACCGATCGCTGGTTTCGAATCCCCGCTATCCGGTTGGCCCAGGCGCAAAGCGAGCTGCAAGGGCGGGCCTTCAGCTACCTCTTTACCTGGAAGTCGGTCGCGGCCGGAGGGCGTTTCGGCGCCTGCCATACGATCGAGATCCCCTTCGTGTTCGGCGCCGTAAGGGCGCCCGGCAGCGATCGTTACCTGGGCGTGGGCGCGGCGGTGGATAAGTTGGCGGCACAAACCCAGGACGGCTGGCTGGCCTTCGCGCGCCGCGGCGATCCAAGCTGCGAGGCGATCGGAACCTGGTCGGCTTACGACGGCGCACGCCGTGCCACGATGATCCTGGGTCCTCAAGTCGAGCTGGCGCTGGCGCCGATGGAGCCAGAGCGCGCGGCCTGGGACGCGGTCAGTGACGCCCTACTCGGCCAGCGCAGCTAG